One genomic region from Mycoplasmoides pirum ATCC 25960 encodes:
- a CDS encoding leucine-rich repeat domain-containing protein produces MKKRKMNLYMYIYSAIALASLSIISSVACGVVNSNQANNGSAVQQISRNSTISAKSEMSIETINVVSRVAHYQIQVIGYNLPKEISKYSVKLNNGQKVKISMVDGCTSNFILLNTDAPYLNNANAILTITNNNQSCSQSFKFGQVIGFSNIYAKAIQTIRDKENSINSYTDYERIYKEFISNKSRNIKGINGYVISFKGSIEMVGGANVLRASDGFNVSYEITDTHGRKELIEQTFINPWVIYPNGIVGETYITDDGIMFTWNSRLSCGTIVGYKGTKKELNLFNVKRLKGKNIKLKGDSWKFSSLKESYPIKEIAPNAFKNCGLEKIVLPQIVERIGDNAFQGNNLKEIKFLGNISEIGNNAFEGNKLETVVFNSYTIQKIGESAFANNKIDYLDLNNSINTIEKNAFKNNKLTNLTLPKNLEWIGHEAFANNLIKTLTFDNLKFLDHVREGNVNLSIKKPFLNNQIINIIYNRKISKYETKEILNKNRILFEYNRIMVLLIKLNQINKRNYKFEFKFYNQFGRPELGLLIDRNNNWKIN; encoded by the coding sequence ATGAAAAAAAGAAAAATGAATCTATATATGTACATATATAGTGCTATTGCCTTAGCATCTTTGTCGATTATTTCGTCAGTTGCTTGTGGTGTTGTTAATAGCAATCAAGCAAATAATGGTTCTGCCGTTCAACAAATTAGTAGAAATTCAACAATTTCTGCAAAAAGTGAAATGAGCATAGAAACTATTAATGTGGTATCTAGAGTTGCTCATTACCAAATTCAAGTTATAGGATATAATTTGCCAAAAGAAATAAGCAAATATTCAGTAAAATTGAATAATGGACAAAAAGTTAAAATTTCTATGGTAGATGGTTGCACTTCAAATTTTATACTTTTAAACACGGATGCACCTTATTTGAATAATGCAAATGCAATTTTAACAATTACTAATAATAATCAATCTTGTTCACAAAGTTTCAAATTTGGACAAGTAATTGGTTTTAGTAATATTTATGCAAAAGCTATTCAAACAATTCGTGATAAAGAAAATTCTATTAATAGCTACACTGATTATGAAAGAATTTATAAAGAATTTATTTCTAACAAAAGCAGAAATATAAAAGGCATAAATGGTTATGTAATCAGTTTCAAAGGTTCTATAGAAATGGTTGGCGGAGCTAATGTTCTACGTGCTTCAGATGGATTTAATGTTAGTTATGAAATAACTGATACTCACGGACGAAAAGAATTAATAGAACAAACATTTATAAATCCATGAGTTATTTATCCAAACGGTATAGTAGGTGAAACATATATTACAGATGATGGAATTATGTTTACTTGAAATTCAAGACTTAGTTGTGGAACTATTGTAGGTTACAAAGGAACTAAAAAAGAACTTAATCTTTTCAATGTTAAAAGATTAAAAGGTAAAAATATCAAATTAAAAGGCGATAGTTGAAAATTTAGTTCTTTAAAAGAATCTTATCCAATTAAAGAAATAGCTCCAAATGCTTTTAAAAATTGTGGACTAGAAAAAATAGTATTGCCGCAAATAGTTGAACGAATTGGTGATAATGCTTTCCAAGGAAATAATTTAAAAGAAATTAAATTTCTAGGAAATATCTCAGAAATTGGTAACAACGCCTTTGAGGGTAATAAATTAGAAACAGTTGTTTTTAATTCTTATACAATCCAAAAAATAGGCGAATCAGCATTTGCCAATAATAAAATTGATTATCTTGATTTAAATAATTCTATTAATACAATAGAAAAGAACGCCTTTAAAAATAATAAGTTAACTAATCTTACTCTTCCAAAAAATTTAGAATGAATTGGACATGAAGCTTTTGCTAATAATTTAATAAAAACATTAACTTTTGATAATTTAAAATTTCTTGATCATGTAAGAGAAGGCAATGTAAATTTATCTATTAAAAAACCATTTTTAAACAATCAAATAATAAATATTATTTACAATAGAAAAATTAGTAAATATGAAACAAAAGAAATTTTAAATAAAAATAGAATACTTTTTGAATACAACCGAATTATGGTTTTATTAATTAAATTAAACCAAATTAATAAAAGAAATTATAAATTTGAATTTAAATTCTATAATCAGTTTGGTAGACCCGAATTGGGTTTATTGATTGATAGAAACAATAATTGAAAAATAAACTAA
- a CDS encoding FMN-dependent NADH-azoreductase — translation MNKVLVIKSSMIQESKSFSISLLNSFLKYYKQKNPNDEIIELDLNNEMMSNKNLNVNNFGTFFNQEDSDKYINQLKEVNKVIIASPMTNFNYPATLKNYLDHILVADKTFSYKYTKKGEAKGLLPHLKVQLLTTQGAPFGWYPWGNHTEMLKGTWEFVGAEVVEPLLIAGTKVDYFQKEPSAAIHDYDEKIKLAAEKF, via the coding sequence ATGAATAAAGTTTTAGTTATAAAATCTTCAATGATTCAAGAATCAAAATCATTTTCAATTAGTTTATTAAATAGTTTTTTGAAATATTACAAACAAAAAAATCCAAATGATGAAATAATTGAATTGGATTTAAATAATGAAATGATGTCTAACAAAAATTTGAATGTTAATAATTTTGGAACTTTTTTTAATCAAGAAGATTCTGATAAATATATAAATCAATTGAAAGAAGTAAATAAAGTTATTATTGCTTCACCGATGACTAATTTTAATTATCCTGCAACATTAAAAAATTATTTAGATCATATATTGGTAGCTGATAAAACTTTTTCGTATAAATATACAAAAAAAGGAGAAGCAAAAGGTTTGCTTCCCCATTTAAAAGTTCAATTGTTAACTACACAAGGAGCTCCATTCGGTTGATATCCATGAGGAAATCACACTGAGATGTTAAAAGGCACATGAGAATTTGTTGGAGCAGAAGTTGTTGAACCATTATTGATAGCTGGAACTAAAGTAGATTATTTTCAAAAAGAACCATCCGCAGCAATACATGATTATGATGAAAAAATTAAATTAGCAGCTGAAAAATTTTAA
- a CDS encoding alpha/beta fold hydrolase — protein MQNYQHIIDGSFEYYYRPAKNVNKQTIVFCHGYATFFDYYNSYSDQLSDNDYFAIVLPGHGTLPYKNEMLKVSYYAKHLTDFINKLNLKRIILMGHSMGAAVSAAATNLLEKDIVDKLIIISPMNLTSILKGTRFKTTFKIKPKKIEKSLYRFSKCLYFDKKSPYDNSINGKELLEKEIKYYSEHVKSFDLLNKQMTTFKELRFIVKNYKNLKVKTFLILGEKDKILPVKLTIKKLKNDINDLTYVQLLRTGHLLFIERPVDYFNLMNSIIESKSIKNIY, from the coding sequence ATGCAAAATTATCAACATATTATTGATGGATCATTTGAGTATTATTATCGTCCAGCTAAAAATGTTAATAAGCAAACTATTGTTTTTTGTCATGGTTATGCTACTTTTTTCGATTATTACAATTCATATAGTGATCAATTGTCAGATAATGACTATTTTGCGATTGTTTTACCAGGTCATGGAACTTTGCCATATAAAAATGAAATGTTAAAAGTTTCTTATTATGCAAAACATTTAACTGATTTTATTAATAAATTAAATTTAAAAAGAATTATTTTAATGGGTCATTCTATGGGCGCAGCTGTTTCGGCTGCCGCTACAAATTTGTTAGAAAAAGATATTGTAGATAAATTAATTATTATTTCACCTATGAATTTAACATCTATATTAAAAGGAACTAGATTTAAAACAACATTTAAAATTAAACCTAAAAAAATTGAAAAATCTTTATATCGCTTTAGCAAATGTTTATATTTTGATAAAAAAAGCCCATATGATAATTCTATTAATGGTAAAGAATTATTAGAAAAAGAAATTAAATATTATTCTGAACATGTAAAATCTTTTGATTTACTAAACAAACAAATGACAACTTTTAAAGAATTAAGATTTATAGTGAAAAATTATAAAAATTTAAAAGTTAAAACATTTTTAATTTTAGGTGAAAAAGATAAGATTTTGCCTGTTAAATTAACAATTAAAAAATTAAAAAATGATATTAATGATTTAACATATGTTCAATTATTAAGAACTGGTCATTTATTGTTTATAGAACGTCCTGTAGATTATTTTAATTTAATGAATTCAATAATAGAGTCAAAATCAATAAAAAACATTTATTAG
- a CDS encoding L-lactate dehydrogenase, producing the protein MKKINVISIGAGAVGNSFLYSAINQGLVGNYGIIDVNTKVRDGNVLDFEDAAWTNQRSFNIYSAKYSDLKNADFVIVSAGRPQKPGETRLQLVEGNVAIMRDIAKEVKASGFKGIAIIVSNPLDVMTYAFWKYSGLSKNRVIGSGTTLDTARLRHFIGTKAGISPKAVQAYVLGEHGDSSVVAYSQIKIEGIPLKKLEKIHKINDSNYEKLLEEPVRRKAYEIINRKGATFYGIGNCVAGILRSILDDSNEVLPVSTYLNGEYGASDVFTGVPSILTRDGVKGVLEIELNAKEKKKLQESIKILKTYIKKYVK; encoded by the coding sequence ATGAAAAAAATTAACGTTATATCAATTGGTGCTGGAGCTGTAGGAAACTCGTTTTTGTATTCAGCAATTAACCAAGGTTTAGTAGGTAATTATGGAATTATTGATGTCAATACAAAAGTTCGTGATGGCAATGTTTTAGATTTTGAAGACGCAGCATGAACTAACCAAAGATCTTTTAATATTTATTCTGCAAAATATAGCGACTTAAAAAATGCTGATTTTGTTATTGTTAGTGCTGGTCGACCACAAAAACCAGGAGAAACAAGATTGCAACTTGTTGAAGGCAATGTTGCTATTATGCGCGATATAGCTAAAGAAGTGAAAGCATCAGGATTTAAAGGCATTGCTATTATTGTTTCAAATCCATTAGATGTTATGACTTATGCTTTTTGAAAATATTCAGGTTTGTCAAAAAACCGTGTAATTGGTTCAGGAACAACTTTAGACACTGCTCGCTTAAGACATTTTATAGGTACTAAAGCGGGAATATCACCAAAAGCAGTTCAAGCTTATGTTTTAGGCGAACATGGTGATTCATCTGTAGTTGCATATTCACAAATTAAAATTGAAGGAATTCCGTTAAAAAAATTAGAAAAAATTCATAAAATTAATGATAGTAATTATGAAAAATTATTAGAAGAACCTGTAAGAAGAAAAGCTTATGAAATTATCAATCGAAAAGGTGCAACTTTTTATGGAATTGGTAATTGTGTTGCGGGCATTTTGCGTTCTATTTTAGATGATAGTAATGAAGTTTTGCCTGTTTCAACTTATTTAAATGGCGAATATGGTGCATCAGATGTATTTACGGGTGTTCCTTCAATTCTTACTCGTGATGGTGTTAAAGGTGTTCTTGAAATTGAATTGAATGCAAAAGAAAAGAAAAAGCTTCAAGAATCAATAAAAATATTAAAAACATACATCAAAAAATACGTTAAATAA
- a CDS encoding MFS transporter has translation MNLPNTNQQYFSDSVKINKKNQITNSGFSRIKLVTLWGLIIVGYFLFVVQWYSISNFQGSINADNNELSTGWGAAFFKYAPNPLVSGSLNWTITLGRAGGSILAGWLIAKVGHKYAVITVLSLMVLSFPFLIVCQNADWNALSIAGNAPISSEGVAAAGMTLFVIFRIFLAIGGTTLITYTNSIIAKMDSSDKAKFMTVNQFGFNGGALIANIFFVIPSAFAAVNGNPSIWTGILSSFVVLVFIILILYLMYGIEIVPKDLNKKLQKNSDQLTFGSVFKEKDTLILGSMFIIWLISVVFISSSTIRTFVEQSPANFRALAIDNALNPNVKNINSSQYYWVWPAFICLFVSGFFVGLFSLGSFSKTIFERKFYIRFMFAMGYVCMLISLLCGYLGGYDNSAALAFMLIFIFFSGFFLWSVQPALLTIPQQLIKTNAKYMGIVAGLIWGIGYFGYTIGEIFMSSLTSFVNPFNNFAGNFVAIGGEIHQKLLNNNLNYNAALEEYNKLISNPNLALAQMKLSETSGTIASIVVYWIILFTIFPLTFFLPKSGYWNKDNEFVIFNEKWKPFFNINHWKINNKEYLISTYSLK, from the coding sequence ATGAATTTACCAAATACAAACCAACAATATTTTTCTGACAGTGTAAAAATTAATAAAAAAAATCAAATAACTAATTCTGGTTTTTCTCGCATTAAATTAGTAACTCTTTGAGGACTAATTATTGTTGGTTATTTTTTATTTGTTGTTCAGTGATATTCAATTTCAAATTTTCAAGGTTCAATAAATGCGGATAATAATGAATTATCAACAGGATGAGGTGCAGCATTTTTTAAATATGCTCCTAATCCTTTGGTTTCTGGTTCATTAAATTGAACAATAACTTTAGGAAGAGCTGGTGGTTCTATATTAGCTGGTTGATTAATTGCTAAAGTTGGTCATAAATATGCTGTAATTACAGTTCTTTCTTTAATGGTATTATCCTTTCCGTTTTTGATTGTATGTCAAAATGCTGATTGAAATGCTTTATCTATAGCAGGTAATGCACCAATTTCTAGTGAAGGTGTTGCAGCTGCTGGAATGACTTTATTTGTAATATTTAGAATATTTTTAGCAATTGGTGGTACTACATTAATTACCTACACTAATTCAATTATTGCAAAAATGGACAGTAGTGATAAAGCAAAATTTATGACTGTCAATCAATTTGGTTTTAATGGTGGCGCTTTAATAGCTAATATTTTCTTTGTTATTCCTAGTGCTTTTGCTGCTGTTAATGGGAATCCAAGTATTTGAACTGGAATTTTGTCAAGTTTTGTTGTTTTAGTGTTTATCATTTTGATATTGTATTTAATGTACGGAATTGAAATTGTTCCAAAAGATTTAAATAAAAAACTTCAAAAAAATTCAGATCAATTAACATTTGGTAGTGTTTTTAAAGAAAAAGACACTTTAATTCTTGGAAGTATGTTTATTATTTGATTAATATCAGTTGTTTTTATTAGTTCTTCAACAATAAGAACTTTTGTTGAACAATCTCCAGCTAATTTTAGAGCCTTAGCAATAGATAATGCTTTAAATCCTAATGTTAAAAATATTAATTCATCTCAGTATTATTGAGTTTGGCCTGCTTTTATTTGTTTATTTGTAAGTGGTTTTTTTGTGGGTTTGTTTTCTTTGGGATCATTTTCCAAAACAATTTTTGAACGTAAATTTTATATAAGATTTATGTTTGCTATGGGATATGTTTGTATGTTAATTTCTTTGTTATGTGGTTACTTAGGTGGATATGATAATTCAGCAGCATTAGCGTTTATGTTAATATTCATTTTCTTTAGTGGGTTTTTCTTGTGAAGTGTTCAACCTGCATTATTGACAATTCCGCAACAGTTAATAAAAACAAATGCCAAATATATGGGAATTGTTGCAGGGTTAATTTGAGGAATAGGTTATTTTGGATATACAATTGGAGAAATATTTATGAGTTCTTTAACTTCATTTGTAAATCCTTTTAATAATTTCGCTGGTAATTTTGTAGCAATTGGAGGAGAAATTCATCAAAAATTGTTAAACAACAATTTAAATTACAATGCTGCTTTAGAAGAATATAATAAATTAATAAGTAATCCTAATCTTGCTTTAGCACAAATGAAATTATCAGAAACTTCAGGAACTATAGCAAGTATTGTTGTTTATTGAATTATTTTGTTTACAATTTTTCCATTAACTTTCTTTCTACCTAAATCAGGTTATTGAAATAAAGATAATGAATTTGTAATATTTAATGAAAAATGAAAACCATTTTTTAATATTAATCATTGAAAAATAAATAATAAAGAATATTTAATTTCAACATATTCATTGAAATAA
- a CDS encoding AAA domain-containing protein: MAKSLDYKLSNMIVVKKTDTAIKLKKSSDFIDLSSFVEKDQLIKFFNDEIDRVLIGNSIDLKKIFKELSTANDYEKFVEILNSNNANIFSDFKLKQIQKNFSSLDLDKIISELREYDIKTRKLFTKLSRSSNNSYLERGIWTLYACNSFLEGITAINKSEIKAPLINIPIDFKTEGSKTYLVKKDKTLTLNERLYVFLMREYNSNIALKEFTGRSNLEEIIKDLEQITQEPIEQVENASTTIFQKLSVTPGFICINAELTGGKLKQDLSDILEKNEVDPFEQTTEQKSIDYYENEIVSGNKILLQVHRPINIYQKYAISSSLNQNTVIIGAPGTGKSEVITNLIANIIYEQKNAMLVSEKKAALDVLINRAGKLNPLILYTYDFDSKDNFYQYILNIEEKLGQWYRNDNFTSFALNTTLNDKIKEFNTFYSHFANLINSEIDFANCRDPYNENYIEYISDNLIRSEIVEKIRISNYLMLPDGSANNQLWLSLANYLSNSIVNDIAKKLQQWFEINEYIFDVSNFDSFIRNIWNEYVHFNKLCNEHKELLDNFPNIIKIVLQSSLNETRDDILKSANESNTLLAKYIYYRLEKGINVNIKKLRFHRFSNRSEKHRYKKFAPDLREFLNSFSRIKNLNWISYNKLQEFELSTLEWKTIIQENWWLSLFSENPLFQILKTRLFQESITFFKRNEAYFTKDNDALIFASYITSLQEKLKTLDSQQQSKMLAMFKDASRSHKPSISLFVRKYYHQLRMIFPIWVMNPDVVAEFIPLNRNEFDYGIFDEASQMFLERGYPLVYRCTYNTIAGDSNQLKPTSFFMTRFDETSTKEIKEKSDPYSTEPLTLDDNEEIDENESLVSLLERAENARWNKFHLRNHYRSVSKRLIEFSNINIYNSNLHIASLNGLWKNKSLEVVDVNGIWENRSNIEEANEIIRAIRLNHKKFDSILVIAFNLQQANLIEDMIINGDNVDTIIKEKLNKNIVITNLESVQGSEADLVLLSVSFAPNEEGILRANFGALNRDGGRNRLNVAITRAKNKMIVFKSFKASDILQQKNLSSDASIFINWIRYLDVFNDMEAEELSIFKKKNQVPQFNNKFMSEIYETLMNLNIDQNFYITANLPVGDKTVDIGIMDQNSNRCIIGILADRWSTTMTAKSKSEECDFQFFLESRDYNIFRIKEYEWLLMKETILESIKTKLLDYKNSLVE, translated from the coding sequence ATGGCGAAAAGTTTAGATTACAAATTAAGTAATATGATTGTTGTTAAAAAAACTGATACAGCAATTAAACTTAAAAAATCATCAGATTTTATAGATTTATCATCATTTGTTGAAAAAGATCAGTTGATAAAATTTTTTAATGATGAAATTGATCGAGTTTTAATAGGCAATTCAATTGATTTAAAAAAAATTTTTAAAGAATTGTCAACAGCAAACGATTATGAAAAATTTGTTGAAATTTTAAATTCTAATAATGCTAATATTTTTAGTGATTTTAAATTAAAACAAATCCAAAAAAATTTTAGTAGTTTAGATTTGGATAAAATTATTTCTGAATTACGTGAATATGATATAAAAACTAGAAAATTATTTACAAAATTAAGTCGTTCTTCTAACAATAGTTATTTAGAAAGAGGGATTTGAACATTATATGCCTGTAATTCTTTTTTAGAAGGAATTACAGCAATTAATAAATCCGAAATTAAAGCTCCCTTAATAAATATCCCTATTGATTTCAAAACTGAGGGATCAAAAACTTATTTAGTCAAAAAAGATAAGACTTTAACTTTAAATGAACGTTTATATGTTTTTTTAATGCGTGAATATAATAGTAATATTGCACTAAAAGAATTCACTGGCAGAAGTAATTTAGAAGAAATTATCAAAGATTTGGAACAAATAACTCAAGAACCAATTGAACAAGTTGAAAATGCTTCTACTACTATTTTTCAAAAATTATCTGTAACACCTGGATTTATTTGTATTAATGCAGAATTAACAGGCGGAAAATTAAAACAAGATTTAAGTGATATTTTAGAAAAAAATGAAGTTGATCCATTTGAACAAACAACTGAACAAAAGTCAATTGATTATTATGAAAATGAAATTGTATCTGGCAATAAAATATTATTACAAGTTCATCGACCAATAAATATTTATCAAAAATATGCAATTTCATCTTCATTAAATCAAAATACAGTTATAATTGGTGCCCCTGGAACAGGGAAATCTGAAGTTATTACAAATTTAATTGCAAATATCATTTATGAACAAAAAAATGCAATGCTAGTTTCTGAAAAAAAAGCTGCATTGGATGTATTAATTAATCGTGCTGGTAAACTAAATCCATTAATTTTGTATACATATGATTTTGATAGTAAAGATAATTTTTATCAATATATTTTAAATATTGAAGAAAAATTAGGTCAATGATATCGAAATGATAATTTCACTTCATTTGCTTTAAATACAACATTAAACGACAAAATCAAAGAATTTAATACATTTTATTCACATTTTGCAAATTTAATTAATAGTGAAATAGATTTTGCAAATTGTAGAGATCCTTATAATGAAAATTATATTGAATATATAAGTGACAATTTAATTAGAAGTGAAATTGTTGAAAAAATTCGAATTTCAAATTATTTGATGTTACCTGACGGAAGCGCTAACAACCAATTGTGATTAAGTTTAGCAAATTATTTATCTAATTCTATTGTTAATGATATTGCTAAAAAATTACAACAATGATTTGAAATAAATGAATATATTTTTGATGTTTCAAATTTTGATAGTTTTATAAGAAATATTTGAAATGAATATGTTCATTTTAATAAGTTATGTAATGAACACAAAGAATTACTAGATAATTTTCCAAATATTATAAAAATTGTATTGCAATCATCTTTAAATGAAACAAGAGATGACATATTAAAAAGCGCAAATGAAAGTAATACACTTTTAGCAAAATACATATATTACAGACTTGAAAAAGGTATTAATGTTAATATTAAAAAATTAAGATTTCATCGCTTTTCAAATAGAAGTGAAAAACACCGCTATAAAAAATTTGCACCAGATTTAAGAGAATTTTTAAATAGTTTTTCAAGAATTAAAAATTTAAATTGAATTAGTTATAACAAATTACAAGAATTTGAATTATCTACTTTAGAATGAAAAACAATAATTCAAGAAAATTGATGATTATCACTTTTTTCTGAAAATCCGTTATTTCAAATTTTAAAAACAAGATTATTTCAAGAGTCAATTACATTTTTCAAAAGAAATGAAGCATATTTCACAAAAGATAATGATGCTTTAATTTTTGCAAGTTATATAACTTCATTGCAAGAAAAATTAAAAACTTTAGATTCACAACAACAATCCAAAATGTTAGCAATGTTTAAAGATGCATCACGTTCACATAAACCATCTATTTCTTTATTTGTAAGAAAATATTATCATCAATTGCGTATGATTTTTCCTATTTGAGTTATGAATCCTGATGTTGTAGCAGAATTTATTCCTTTAAATAGAAACGAATTTGATTATGGAATATTTGATGAAGCAAGTCAAATGTTCTTAGAACGTGGTTATCCTTTAGTATACCGTTGTACATATAACACGATTGCTGGAGATTCTAATCAATTAAAACCTACAAGTTTTTTTATGACTAGATTCGATGAAACTAGTACAAAAGAAATTAAAGAAAAATCAGATCCATATAGTACAGAACCATTAACTTTGGATGATAATGAAGAAATAGATGAAAATGAATCACTTGTTTCATTATTGGAACGAGCCGAAAATGCCCGATGAAATAAATTCCATTTAAGAAATCATTACCGATCTGTATCTAAACGTTTAATTGAATTTTCAAACATTAACATTTACAATAGCAATTTGCATATCGCTTCATTAAATGGTTTATGAAAAAATAAAAGTTTAGAAGTTGTTGATGTTAATGGCATTTGAGAAAATAGATCAAATATTGAAGAAGCTAATGAAATAATACGAGCAATACGTTTAAATCATAAAAAGTTTGATTCAATTTTAGTAATCGCTTTCAATTTGCAACAGGCCAATTTAATTGAAGATATGATTATTAATGGCGACAATGTTGACACAATAATTAAAGAAAAATTAAATAAAAATATTGTTATTACAAATTTAGAAAGTGTTCAAGGTTCAGAAGCAGATTTAGTGTTATTATCTGTTTCATTTGCTCCAAATGAAGAGGGAATTTTACGTGCTAATTTCGGAGCATTAAACCGTGATGGTGGTCGCAATCGTTTAAATGTTGCTATCACAAGAGCCAAAAATAAAATGATTGTATTTAAATCATTTAAAGCATCAGATATATTACAACAAAAAAATTTAAGTAGCGATGCTTCAATTTTTATTAATTGAATTAGATATTTAGATGTTTTTAATGATATGGAAGCAGAAGAACTATCGATATTTAAAAAGAAAAATCAAGTACCACAATTCAATAATAAATTTATGAGTGAAATATATGAAACTTTAATGAATTTAAATATTGATCAAAATTTTTATATCACAGCAAATTTACCTGTAGGTGATAAAACAGTTGATATTGGGATAATGGATCAAAATTCTAATCGCTGTATTATTGGAATTTTGGCTGATAGATGATCCACAACTATGACAGCTAAAAGTAAATCTGAAGAATGTGATTTTCAATTCTTTTTAGAATCTCGCGATTACAACATTTTTAGAATAAAAGAATATGAATGATTGTTAATGAAAGAAACAATTTTAGAATCTATTAAAACAAAACTTTTAGATTATAAAAATTCATTAGTTGAATAA